A window of the Bos indicus x Bos taurus breed Angus x Brahman F1 hybrid chromosome X, Bos_hybrid_MaternalHap_v2.0, whole genome shotgun sequence genome harbors these coding sequences:
- the GSPT2 gene encoding eukaryotic peptide chain release factor GTP-binding subunit ERF3B isoform X1, translating into MQCRDPAASKPPLRFVSLPHPNSPLLPPHPRRHCRLFSPIKPVPSPHLSGLKTMDLGSSSSSDSAPDCWDQVDMEAPGLAPSGDRASSALAAVAAEVQHEPLSSAFSRQLNINAKPFVPNVHAAEFVPAFLRGPSQPQTPPNDAPGFYETCTGAGDPQGKRLGRGAPVEHSKEEQLLWREGSNSAVTMELSEPVVENGEVEMVLEESWEHNEVSEAEPGGSSLGDSGPPEESGQEMMEKEEIRKSKSVVVPSGAPKKEHVNVVFIGHVDAGKSTIGGQIMFLTGMVDKRTLEKYEREAKEKNRETWYLSWALDTNQEERDKGKTVEVGRAYFETEKKHFTILDAPGHKSFVPNMIGGASQADLAVLVISARKGEFETGFEKGGQTREHAMLAKTAGVKYLIVLINKMDDPTVNWSIERYEECKEKLVPFLKKVGFSPKKDIHFMPCSGLTGANIKEQSDFCPWYTGLPFIPYLDNMPNFNRSIDGPIRLPIVDKYKDMGTVVLGKLESGSIFKGQQLVMMPNKHNVEVLGILSDDAETDYVAPGENLKIRLKGIEEEEILPGFILCDPTNLCHSGRTFDVQIVIIEHKSIICPGYNAVLHIHTCIEEVEITALISLVDKKSGEKSKTRPRFVKQDQVCIARLRTAGTICLETFKDFPQMGRFTLRDEGKTIAIGKVLKLVPEKD; encoded by the coding sequence ATGCAGTGTCGGGACCCGGCTGCCTCCAAGCCGCCGCTAAGGTTCGTGTCGCTTCCCCATCCCAACTCTCCACTCTTGCCGCCTCACCCCCGGCGGCACTGCCGTCTCTTTTCTCCCATTAAACCCGTTCCCTCCCCGCATCTATCAGGGCTGAAGACGATGGAtctgggcagcagcagcagcagcgactcGGCTCCCGACTGCTGGGACCAGGTGGACATGGAAGCACCGGGTTTGGCCCCGAGCGGGGACCGAGCCTCCTCGGCGTTGGCGGCGGTCGCTGCCGAGGTGCAGCATGAGCCCCTCAGCTCGGCCTTCAGCCGTCAGCTCAACATCAACGCCAAACCCTTCGTGCCTAACGTCCATGCCGCGGAGTTCGTGCCGGCCTTCCTGCGGGGCCCGAGCCAGCCGCAGACCCCCCCGAATGACGCCCCCGGATTCTATGAAACCTGTACGGGCGCGGGCGACCCTCAAGGTAAAAGGCTGGGACGGGGGGCACCTGTGGAACATTCCAAAGAGGAACAGTTATTGTGGCGTGAAGGTTCCAATTCAGCCGTTACCATGGAACTTTCAGAACCTGTTGTAGAAAATGGAGAGGTGGAGATGGTTTTAGAAGAGTCATGGGAGCACAATGAAGTAAGTGAAGCCGAGCCAGGGGGTAGTTCCTTGGGAGATTCGGGGCCCCCAGAAGAAAGTGGCCAGGAAATGATGGagaaagaggaaatcagaaaatcgAAATCTGTGGTCGTACCCTCAGGTGCTCCTAAAAAAGAACACGTAAATGTGGTATTCATTGGGCATGTTGATGCCGGGAAGTCAACCATTGGAGGACAGATCATGTTTTTGACAGGAATGGTTGACAAAAGAACACTTGAGAAATatgaaagagaagctaaagaaaaaaacagagaaacttgGTATTTGTCCTGGGCCTTAGATACAAACCAGGAAGAACGAGACAAGGGTAAAACAGTAGAAGTGGGTCGTGCCTattttgaaacagaaaagaaacatttcacaATTTTAGATGCCCCTGGCCATAAGAGTTTTGTCCCAAATATGATCGGTGGTGCTTCTCAAGCTGATTTGGCTGTACTGGTAATCTCTGCCAGGAAAGGAGAGTTTGAGACTGGATTTGAAAAAGGTGGACAGACAAGAGAACATGCAATGTTGGCAAAAACGGCAGGGGTGAAATATTTGATAGTGCTTATTAATAAGATGGATGATCCCACAGTAAATTGGAGCATTGAAAGATATGAAGAATGTAAAGAAAAGCTAGTGCCCTTTTTGAAAAAAGTCGGCTTTAGTCCCAAAAAGGACATTCACTTTATGCCCTGCTCAGGGCTGACCGGGGCAAATATTAAAGAGCAATCAGATTTCTGCCCTTGGTACACTGGATTACCATTCATTCCCTATTTGGATAATATGCCAAACTTCAACAGATCCATTGATGGACCAATTAGACTGCCAATTGTGGATAAGTACAAGGATATGGGCACTGTGGTCCTGGGAAAGCTGGAATCAGGATCCATTTTTAAAGGCCAGCAGCTTGTGATGATGCCAAACAAGCACAATGTGGAAGTTCTTGGAATACTTTctgatgatgctgaaactgattATGTAGCCCCAGGTGAAAACCTTAAAATCAGACTGAAGGGAATTGAAGAAGAAGAGATTCTTCCAGGATTCATACTCTGTGATCCTACTAATCTTTGCCATTCTGGACGCACATTTGATGTTCAGATAGTGATTATTGAGCACAAATCCATCATCTGCCCAGGTTATAATGCAGTGCTGCACATTCATACTTGTATTGAGGAAGTTGAGATAACAGCCTTAATCTCCTTGGTAGATAAAAAATCAGGAGAAAAGAGTAAGACACGGCCCCGCTTCGTGAAGCAAGATCAAGTGTGCATTGCCCGTTTAAGGACAGCAGGAACTATCTGCCTTGAGACATTCAAAGATTTTCCTCAGATGGGTCGTTTTACTTTAAGAGATGAGGGTAAGACCATTGCAATTGGCAAAGTTCTGAAACTGGTCCCAGAGAAGGACTAA
- the GSPT2 gene encoding eukaryotic peptide chain release factor GTP-binding subunit ERF3B isoform X2 codes for MDLGSSSSSDSAPDCWDQVDMEAPGLAPSGDRASSALAAVAAEVQHEPLSSAFSRQLNINAKPFVPNVHAAEFVPAFLRGPSQPQTPPNDAPGFYETCTGAGDPQGKRLGRGAPVEHSKEEQLLWREGSNSAVTMELSEPVVENGEVEMVLEESWEHNEVSEAEPGGSSLGDSGPPEESGQEMMEKEEIRKSKSVVVPSGAPKKEHVNVVFIGHVDAGKSTIGGQIMFLTGMVDKRTLEKYEREAKEKNRETWYLSWALDTNQEERDKGKTVEVGRAYFETEKKHFTILDAPGHKSFVPNMIGGASQADLAVLVISARKGEFETGFEKGGQTREHAMLAKTAGVKYLIVLINKMDDPTVNWSIERYEECKEKLVPFLKKVGFSPKKDIHFMPCSGLTGANIKEQSDFCPWYTGLPFIPYLDNMPNFNRSIDGPIRLPIVDKYKDMGTVVLGKLESGSIFKGQQLVMMPNKHNVEVLGILSDDAETDYVAPGENLKIRLKGIEEEEILPGFILCDPTNLCHSGRTFDVQIVIIEHKSIICPGYNAVLHIHTCIEEVEITALISLVDKKSGEKSKTRPRFVKQDQVCIARLRTAGTICLETFKDFPQMGRFTLRDEGKTIAIGKVLKLVPEKD; via the coding sequence ATGGAtctgggcagcagcagcagcagcgactcGGCTCCCGACTGCTGGGACCAGGTGGACATGGAAGCACCGGGTTTGGCCCCGAGCGGGGACCGAGCCTCCTCGGCGTTGGCGGCGGTCGCTGCCGAGGTGCAGCATGAGCCCCTCAGCTCGGCCTTCAGCCGTCAGCTCAACATCAACGCCAAACCCTTCGTGCCTAACGTCCATGCCGCGGAGTTCGTGCCGGCCTTCCTGCGGGGCCCGAGCCAGCCGCAGACCCCCCCGAATGACGCCCCCGGATTCTATGAAACCTGTACGGGCGCGGGCGACCCTCAAGGTAAAAGGCTGGGACGGGGGGCACCTGTGGAACATTCCAAAGAGGAACAGTTATTGTGGCGTGAAGGTTCCAATTCAGCCGTTACCATGGAACTTTCAGAACCTGTTGTAGAAAATGGAGAGGTGGAGATGGTTTTAGAAGAGTCATGGGAGCACAATGAAGTAAGTGAAGCCGAGCCAGGGGGTAGTTCCTTGGGAGATTCGGGGCCCCCAGAAGAAAGTGGCCAGGAAATGATGGagaaagaggaaatcagaaaatcgAAATCTGTGGTCGTACCCTCAGGTGCTCCTAAAAAAGAACACGTAAATGTGGTATTCATTGGGCATGTTGATGCCGGGAAGTCAACCATTGGAGGACAGATCATGTTTTTGACAGGAATGGTTGACAAAAGAACACTTGAGAAATatgaaagagaagctaaagaaaaaaacagagaaacttgGTATTTGTCCTGGGCCTTAGATACAAACCAGGAAGAACGAGACAAGGGTAAAACAGTAGAAGTGGGTCGTGCCTattttgaaacagaaaagaaacatttcacaATTTTAGATGCCCCTGGCCATAAGAGTTTTGTCCCAAATATGATCGGTGGTGCTTCTCAAGCTGATTTGGCTGTACTGGTAATCTCTGCCAGGAAAGGAGAGTTTGAGACTGGATTTGAAAAAGGTGGACAGACAAGAGAACATGCAATGTTGGCAAAAACGGCAGGGGTGAAATATTTGATAGTGCTTATTAATAAGATGGATGATCCCACAGTAAATTGGAGCATTGAAAGATATGAAGAATGTAAAGAAAAGCTAGTGCCCTTTTTGAAAAAAGTCGGCTTTAGTCCCAAAAAGGACATTCACTTTATGCCCTGCTCAGGGCTGACCGGGGCAAATATTAAAGAGCAATCAGATTTCTGCCCTTGGTACACTGGATTACCATTCATTCCCTATTTGGATAATATGCCAAACTTCAACAGATCCATTGATGGACCAATTAGACTGCCAATTGTGGATAAGTACAAGGATATGGGCACTGTGGTCCTGGGAAAGCTGGAATCAGGATCCATTTTTAAAGGCCAGCAGCTTGTGATGATGCCAAACAAGCACAATGTGGAAGTTCTTGGAATACTTTctgatgatgctgaaactgattATGTAGCCCCAGGTGAAAACCTTAAAATCAGACTGAAGGGAATTGAAGAAGAAGAGATTCTTCCAGGATTCATACTCTGTGATCCTACTAATCTTTGCCATTCTGGACGCACATTTGATGTTCAGATAGTGATTATTGAGCACAAATCCATCATCTGCCCAGGTTATAATGCAGTGCTGCACATTCATACTTGTATTGAGGAAGTTGAGATAACAGCCTTAATCTCCTTGGTAGATAAAAAATCAGGAGAAAAGAGTAAGACACGGCCCCGCTTCGTGAAGCAAGATCAAGTGTGCATTGCCCGTTTAAGGACAGCAGGAACTATCTGCCTTGAGACATTCAAAGATTTTCCTCAGATGGGTCGTTTTACTTTAAGAGATGAGGGTAAGACCATTGCAATTGGCAAAGTTCTGAAACTGGTCCCAGAGAAGGACTAA